A single window of Paroedura picta isolate Pp20150507F chromosome 8, Ppicta_v3.0, whole genome shotgun sequence DNA harbors:
- the COPB2 gene encoding coatomer subunit beta': MPLRLDIKRKLTARSDRVKSVDLHPTEPWMLASLYNGSVCVWNHETQTLVKTFEVCDLPVRAAKFVARKNWVVTGADDMQIRVFNYNTLERVHMFEAHSDYIRCIAVHPTQSFILTSSDDMLIKLWDWDKKWSCSQVFEGHTHYVMQIVINPKDNNQFASASLDRTIKVWQLGSSSPNFTLEGHEKGVNCIDYYSGGDKPYLISGADDRLVKIWDYQNKTCVQTLEGHAQNVSCVSFHPELPIIITGSEDGTVRIWHSSTYRLESTLNYGMERVWCVASLRGSNNVALGYDEGSIIVKLGREEPAMSMDANGKIIWAKHSEIQQANLKAMGDTEIKDGERLPLAVKDMGSCEIYPQTIQHNPNGRFVVVCGDGEYIIYTAMALRNKSFGSAQEFAWAHDSSEYAIRESNSSVKIFKNFKEKKSFKPDFGAEGIYGGFLLGVRSVNGLAFYDWENTELIRRIEIQPKHIFWSDSGELVCIATEESFFILKYLSEKVAAAQETHEGVTEDGIEDAFEVLGEIQEIVKTGLWVGDCFIYTSSVNRLNYYVGGEIVTIAHLDRTMYLLGYIPKDNRLYLGDKELNIVSYSLLVSVLEYQTAVMRRDFSMADKVLPTIPKEQRTRVAHFLEKQGFKQQALAVSTDPEHRFELALQLGELKIAYQLAVEAESEQKWKQLAELAISKCQFGLAQECLHNAQDYGGLLLLATASGNISMVNKLAEGAEKDGKNNVAFMSYFLQGGLDSCLDLLIKTGRLPEAAFLARTYLPSQVSRVVKLWRENLSKVNQKAAESLADPTEYENLFPGLKEAFVAEEYIKQTHTDLRPSSEYPLVTPNEERNILEEAKGFIPQVQEASQESEEEELVPTAKPVLVPPVAGMDRIATIRDEKALLELDEDLDNLDLEDIDTTDINLDEEMSD, encoded by the exons ATG CCTCTTCGACTTGATATAAAGCGTAAACTAACAGCTAGATCCGACCGAGTGAAGAGTGTGGATTTGCATCCCACAGAGCCATGGATGTTGGCTAGCCTTTACAATGGTAGTGTCTGTGTTTGGAACCATGAAACACAG ACTCTAGTGAAGACCTTTGAAGTATGTgacctgccagtcagagcagcaaaatttgtggcaaggaagAACTGGGTTGTTACAGGCGCT GATGACATGCAAATCAGAGTTTTCAACTACAACACATTAGAAAGAGTTCACATGTTTGAAGCACACTCAGATTACATCCGCTGTATTGCTGTACATCCTACACAATCTTTCATTCTAACCAGCAGTG ATGACATGCTTATTAAACTCTGGGATTGGGACAAAAAATGGTCCTGTTCTCAAGTGTTTGAAGGGCACACTCATTACGTGATGCAGATTGTCATAAATCCTAAGGACAATAACCAGTTTGCTAGTGCCTCATTGGACAGGACGATCAAG GTTTGGCAGCTTGGTTCTTCTTCACCCAACTTCACTTTGGAAGGCCATGAAAAGGGAGTAAATTGTATTGATTATTATAGTGGAGGGGATAAACCTTACCTAATTTCTGGAGCAGATGACCGCCTTGTTAAGATTTGGGATTATCAG aATAAAACCTGTGTGCAAACTCTGGAAGGTCATGCACAGAATGTGTCCTGTGTTAGCTTCCACCCTGAGCTGCCCATAATCATTACTGGCTCTGAAGATG GAACCGTTCGAATCTGGCATTCCAGCACATACCGTCTGGAAAGTACCCTGAACTATGGCATGGAGCGGGTGTGGTGTGTGGCAAGCCTAAGAGGCTCCAATAATGTGGCTCTGGGATACGACGAAGGAAGCATCATTGTTAAG CTTGGGCGCGAAGAACCTGCCATGTCTATGGATGCCAATGGAAAGATTATTTGGGCTAAACACTCAGAAATTCAGCAGGCTAACCTGAAGGCAATGGGAGACACAGAAATCAAAGATGGGGAGAGACTGCCTCTTGCTGTGAAAGATATGGGTAGCTGTGAAATATATCCTCAGACAATTCAGCACAATCCTAATGGGCG GTTTGTAGTAGTATGCGGAGATGGCGAGTACATAATTTACACAGCTATGGCGCTGAGAAACAAAAGCTTTGGTTCTGCTCAAGAGTTTGCGTGGGCACATGATTCTTCAGA GTATGCAATCAGGGAAAGCAACAGCAGTGTCAAGATATTTAAGAACTTCAAAGAGAAGAAATCTTTTAAGCCGGACTTTGGAGCAGAAG GTATCTACGGTGGGTTCTTACTTGGTGTTCGATCTGTCAATGGCTTGGCATTTTATGACTGGGAAAATACAGAACTGATTCGCAGAATTGAAATCCAGCCCAAACAT ATTTTCTGGTCTGATTCTGGTGAACTCGTTTGTATAGCCACAGAAGAGTCCTTCTTCATTCTGAAATACCTTTCTGAGAAAGTTGCAGCAGCTCAGGAGACACATGAAGGAGTCACTGAAGATGGCATTGAAGATGCCTTTGAG GTCCTTGGTGAAATTCAGGAGATTGTGAAAACAGGATTATGGGTGGgtgactgttttatttataccagttCGGTAAACAGGCTGAATTACTATGTTGGAGGAGAAATTGTCACAATTGCACATTTGGACAG GACCATGTATTTACTAGGGTACATCCCCAAAGACAACAGGCTTTACCTGGGTGACAAAGAATTAAACATAGTGAGTTATTCCTTGCTAGTCTCAGTGCTAGAATATCAGACTGCTGTGATGAGGAGAGATTTTAGCATGGCTGACAAAGTTCTACCCACAATTCCAAAGGAACAGAGGACCAGAGTTGCACACTTCCTTGAGAAGCAG GGATTCAAACAGCAAGCTCTAGCAGTTTCTACAGATCCTGAACATCGCTTTGAGCTTGCTCTTCAACTTGGAGAACTCAAGATTGCCTATCAGCTTGCTGTGGAAGCTGAG TCAGAGCAGAAGTGGAAGCAACTTGCTGAGCTTGCAATCAGTAAATGCCAGTTTGGCCTCGCCCAGGAATGCCTGCACAATGCACAAGACTATGGTGGCTTATTGCTTTTAGCGACGGCTTCAGGAAATATCAGCATGGTGAACAAGCTTGCCGAAGGAGCAGAAAAAGATGGAAAGAACAACGTAGCATTTATGAGCTACTTCCTGCAAGGAGG GCTTGATAGTTGTCTTGATCTCTTGATTAAAACCGGACGCTTACCAGAAGCTGCTTTCTTAGCGCGGACATATTTGCCAAGCCAGGTCTCCAG GGTTGTGAAACTGTGGAGAGAAAATCTCTCTAAAGTCAACCAGAAAGCTGCTGAATCCTTGGCTGATCCTACAGAATATGAAAACTTGTTCCCTGGATTAAAGGAAGCTTTTGTTGCTGAAGAATATATCAAGCAAACACACACTGACTTGCGGCCTTCCAGTGAATATCCACTTGTCACT CCCAATGAAGAGAGAAACATCCTGGAAGAAGCCAAAGGCTTTATACCACAAGTAC